One stretch of Podospora bellae-mahoneyi strain CBS 112042 chromosome 2, whole genome shotgun sequence DNA includes these proteins:
- a CDS encoding hypothetical protein (EggNog:ENOG503PY0M), which translates to MASNYTPPRQAIPPTMPYNDGLIPNDNPHTLFPEVLAKHEPLYHRPSVVPSQMPPAYPHELAGYESGIPEEPGRPFWKKPVTWVALIALVIIAILAGLLGAMATGAIKTAGNTSVSHKDAVSTNAAVTGSSNTALSSPTSPTIAPETTTGPDFTPTPTPTLAPTTTTPTPSVPARTVDSPSGHVTMECPGVDRLNLDVSSPSRGELRFQRLCDVNYAFGDTNPGFGLVKDKIVASLTDCIKVCADKTGCVGVVFNDGPQCWLKHTLEAKKPDDGTEAAILIQR; encoded by the exons ATGGCCAGCAACTACACACCGCCACGTCAAGCGATTCCGCCGACCATGCCGTACAACGATGGCCTCATTCCAAACGACAACCCACATACACTATTCCCCGAGGTCCTCGCGAAACATGAGCCGCTCTATCACCGGCCGTCTGTAGTACCGAGTCAGATGCCGCCGGCATATCCACACGAGCTGGCAGGATATGAATCGGGAATACCGGAAGAGCCTGGTCGGCCTTTTTGGAAAAAGCCGGTTACATGGGTGGCTCTCATAGCCCTCGTAATAATCGCCATTCTTGCTGGTCTTCTAGGAGCCATGGCAACCGGAGCCATCAAAACGGCGGGCAACACCAG TGTATCGCATAAAGACGCAGTGAGTACAAATGCGGCGGTCACAGGCAGTTCCAACACGGCACTATCATCGCCGACGTCACCAACTATTGCTCCAGAGACTACAACTGGGCCGGACttcacaccaacaccaacaccgacatTAGCACCAACCACGACCACGCCTACCCCTTCAGTGCCGGCTAGAACAGTGGACTCCCCGAGCGGTCATGTCACGATGGAGTGCCCTGGTGTGGACCGGCTCAACCTTGATGTCTCTTCGCCCTCGCGTGGCGAGCTCAGGTTCCAACGACTTTGCGACGTCAATTATGCTTTCGGGGACACCAATCCCGGGTTTGGATTGGTAAAAGACAAGATAGTAGCGAGCTTGACAGACTGCATCAAGGTTTGCGCCGACAAAACAGGCTGTGTGGGTGTTGTCTTCAACGATGGTCCCCAATGCTGGCTCAAACATACACTGGAAGCAAAGAAGCCGGACGATGGAACTGAAGCGGCCATTCTTATTCAGCGATGA
- a CDS encoding hypothetical protein (EggNog:ENOG503P7C3) yields the protein MHLSTAIITFALSLIVSSESLVRPCGLELERCPTGWICQRLERSPTGEGICVRLPLHVPLPIRTTLVTSRASRTTTTTTTPKPTPTFQSCGGFRVNPATCPKGQICVDNPYVEGCGMACDKPGICVDPGEFCGGFAGFRCKGDRVCIDDPRDDCDPRNGGADCGGICV from the coding sequence ATGCATCTCTCTACTGCCATCATTACCTTTGCTCTTAGCCTGATCGTCTCTTCTGAGAGTCTTGTCCGCCCCTGTGGCCTTGAATTGGAACGATGCCCGACAGGATGGATCTGTCAGAGACTTGAGCGATCGCCCACCGGCGAGGGAATCTGTGTTCGACTTCCTCTACATGTTCCCCTTCCCATACGGACAACGCTTGTCACCTCACGGGCTTCGCgcactacaacaacaacaacaacaccgaaACCAACACCGACATTTCAGTCTTGCGGTGGCTTCCGCGTGAACCCTGCCACCTGCCCCAAAGGTCAGATTTGCGTGGACAATCCTTACGTGGAGGGATGCGGTATGGCTTGTGACAAACCGGGAATCTGCGTTGACCCTGGCGAGTTTTGCGGAGGCTTTGCTGGCTTCCGGTGCAAGGGTGACAGAGTCTGTATCGATGATCCGCGCGATGACTGCGATCCTCGCAATGGCGGTGCCGATTGCGGCGGTATCTGTGTCTAA
- a CDS encoding hypothetical protein (EggNog:ENOG503NWFB; COG:S) → MSSQPLKIGFVPEHFSTPIYFAHKHFGLDAELIPFPSGTGHMITAIRAGEIDVAIGLTEGWIAGLGKTEQTEENDGGYRLVGTFVETPLCWAISTGNQRPEIQSVDSLKGGKIGVSRIGSGSYVMGYVLADQRAWLPPTTGVGTSAESASPYSDFVVFNTFENLRKAVNDGTADFFMWEHFTSKKYYDNGEIRRVGEIYTPWSSWKIVASTKLVKGTVLDGRVDDLLEKLNKGIRHFNENPEEAVEYISTNLDYSEEDAREWLKTVKFPERTQGVDLNVVRSTVDILNKAGVLTQGKGIQAGDMIVKQR, encoded by the exons ATGAGTTCCCAGCCCCTCAAGATCGGGTTTGTTCCCGAGCATTTCTCAACGCCCATTTACTTTGCCCACAAGCACTTTGGACTCGATGCCGAGCTGATCCCCTTTCCCTCGGGGACCGGACACATGATCACGGCGATCCGGGCCGGAGAGATCGATGTGGCCATCGGTCTGACGGAAGGATGGATTGCTGGATTGGGCAAGACAGAACAGACTGAGGAGAATGACGGCGGGTATAGACTCGTTGGAACATTTGTGGAAACGCCGCTTT GCTGGGCCATCTCAACAGGAAACCAGCGTCCTGAGATCCAATCCGTCGACTCGCTCAAAGGTGGCAAAATTGGCGTCTCCCGTATCGGCTCCGGCAGTTATGTCATGGGCTATGTTCTAGCGGATCAGCGTGCATggctccccccaaccacggGGGTGGGCACGTCTGCCGAGTCTGCGTCCCCTTACTCGGATTTTGTGGTGTTCAACACGTTTGAGAATCTCCGGAAAGCAGTGAACGACGGGACTGCGGATTTCTTCATGTGGGAGCATTTTACTTCCAAAAAGTATTACGATAATGGAGAGATTAGACGTGTGGGGGAGATCTACACTCCCTGGTCAAGCTGGAAGATTGTGGCTTCCACCAAGTTGGTGAAAGGCACCGTGTTGGATGGCAGGGTGGATGATCtgctggagaagctgaaCAAGGGCATCCGGCATTTCAATGAGAATCCAGAGGAAGCAGTCGAGTACATCAGCACGAACTTGGATTACTCGGAAGAAGATGCTAGAGAATGGCTCAAGACAGTCAAGTTTCCGGAGAGAACACAGGGGGTTGACTTGAACGTGGTCAGGAGTACGGTTGACATCCTGAACAAGGCCGGAGTCTTGACCCAAGGGAAAGGGATTCAGGCCGGAGATATGATTGTCAAACAACGATAG
- a CDS encoding hypothetical protein (EggNog:ENOG503P4DC; COG:S) — MTHSNRSCHWRFTSLIIFVTDHHLVILLIWHETTLNAKMNPTASWRPMYNHDLSAVMLVADEIHSGLPEGASVFAERVELFPEGCIVLESRQEICGYIVSHPIPRRCPPALDNLLVEIPPTADHYYIHDLAIRPSFQGRGLAAEGIKKVLDVARNYRTTCLISVYGTLAFWKRFGFEPGMDDVDMSAKLRGYGNDAMYLECQNTTEQAPV, encoded by the coding sequence ATGACTCATTCAAACCGTAGCTGCCATTGGAGATTTACCTCACTTATCATTTTTGTGACTGATCACCATCTTGTAATCCTCTTGATTTGGCATGAAACAACTTTAAACGCCAAAATGAACCCAACGGCCTCATGGCGCCCCATGTACAACCACGATCTCTCGGCTGTCAtgcttgttgctgatgagatcCACTCCGGTCTCCCTGAAGGTGCCTCTGTTTTCGCAGAGCGGGTAGAACTCTTCCCTGAGGGATGCATCGTTCTGGAATCAAGGCAGGAGATTTGCGGCTATATCGTATCTCATCCCATTCCACGACGCTGCCCTCCCGCTCTGGATAACCTGCTCGTTGAGATACCCCCGACTGCCGACCACTATTACATTCACGACCTCGCCATTCGCCCTTCATTCCAGGGACGTGGATTAGCTGCCGAAGGTATCAAGAAGGTTTTGGACGTTGCGCGCAACTACCGCACTACCTGTCTTATCTCAGTGTACGGCACATTGGCCTTTTGGAAACGATTTGGGTTCGAGCCTGGGATGGATGACGTAGACATGTCAGCAAAATTGAGAGGATATGGCAACGATGCCATGTATTTAGAGTGCCAGAACACAACAGAACAAGCTCCAGTCTGA